The sequence GGTAAAACTTTAATCTTTCGTGATTTGTGCACGCACGTGTGTGTGCGTTTCTTGTTAAAAACTTTTCTATGCATACCACATGTTACAAGTATTATGCCTAATTTTTACTAGCAACTAAAAGCTTCCATTTGTACATATGATTTAGGGTTGATGACGATCGAATAGAATATTTTTTCGGATCCAAGACTATCGACAAGAAAATAGCAACGCACGGATCAAGCAAATTGCTGAGTCCAAACGGCCAAATGAGATCCGTCCCGTCTCAAGTTTTCTTACTTGACACCAGAAGATCTCAAAACATAGCAATAGTGATTAAATCATTAGCCATTTCTAGAGCCAAAATAATCGACCGTCTCCAAAAAGGCAAGGGTCTAGACACGGACACCCTTGAAAAACTCACTCGAATAAGCCCGACTGAAGAAGAAGTACAACTAATTAATCAATTCGAAGGAAACATCACAAAGTTAGCAGACGCTGAATCTTTCCTCCATCATGTCCTCAAAGCTGTTCCCTCAGCTTTTACTCGAGTCAACGTAATGTTGTTCAAGTCAAACTTTAGATCAGACGTTTCAAGTGTGAAGAAATCTTTACAAACACTAGAAATGGCTTGTACAGAACTTAAGACACGAGGGCTTTTCGTGAAGCTTCTAGAAGCTGTTTTAAAAGCGGGGAATCGAATGAATGTGGGAACTTCGAGAGGAAACGCGCAAGCGTTTAACCTTAATTCTTTGCTTAAGTTATCGGATGTTAAAAGCGTAGATGGAAAGACTACTCTGCTTCACTTTGTCGTGGAAGAAGTCGTTCGTTCCGAAGGGAAACGTTGTAATATTAAAAGAAGTAACGTAGGCTTAACTAACGGTACGTTTACAGAAAGTTATTACATAAAGTTAGGATTGCCGGTAGTAGGAGGAGTGAGTTCGAAGTTTTCTAACGTGAAGAAAGCTGCTAAAATCGACTATGATTCGTTTTCCAAATCGTGCAGTTTGTTAAGCTGTCAAGTTGAAGAAATCGCAATAACTATGGAGGAATTTGATAGAGATGGTGTGGGTGGTTTCGTGAGTGACATGTTGACGTTTCTTGAAGAGGCGAAACGGGAAATTCAGGTGTTGAAAGAAGACGAGGGTAGGATAATGGGGCTAGTGAAGAAAACGAACGAGTATTATCAAGCAGGGTCTTCGAAGGATATAGGAGGGAAACAGTTTCAATTGTTTGTGATAATAACAAGTTTTCTTGATATGGTTGATAAGGCGTGTGTTGATATTGCTACAAAAATGCAGAAGACGAGAACAGGCGCTGGACAAGCGGATGCAGGGATGAAGACGTCAAAGTCAATGGGAAGACCGTCAGTGAAGTTTCCGGTATTGCCTGAAAGTTTTAAAAGTAGTACAAGTAGTAGTAGTGATAGCAATAGTGATAGTAGTAGTTCAAGTGATTCGGATTAAAGTGCATAACTATGTTATGGAGTGAAGGGTAAAAATGTACATATATGAACAATATGTTCATCGGTTTTAGTTACTTGATATTTGGAGATTATTAATTTTTATGCATGAAACAAAACGTATTCCCTAACTACAATTCGTACTCATGCAGATTATTGAAACTTTTGTAACAATGTCCCTGTCTCCCATTTGATCCATGAACAGAGTTCATCTTCTTGATGAAGTAACAGAAGAACCCGTATGAGAATTTATAGAAGTTATAATCATGGACGAATGGGATAAAGTTGGAGCAATCCGCATGCTTTGTGATAAATAAGGAGTCTTGATCTtaaaagatgatgatgttgattcaattatattattatattatattatattatattatattatatacctacaTACTAAAACGCACGCCAAAATTCGTCGTTTCAGTTGTTTCGCATTGTCATTTTTATTTCGCGTTCACACTGCAATCGGTCCCTCAACtttggctcaatttacacaactaCCCTTCAAGTTTATATTTTTTCAGGagtagaaagtgtaaatatataattttattaaaataaaagaaactaattccacccgaatctttaacgggccctatcttctcgctcggtacgagttaaatttttccgtgaccaccgtttaactcgaaataactttacgaacacaacgcgactaactatacgcgaaacggacatcggtaaaaaaactaaatatttcggattatatttcatatatatacatatacgtacaacaaacaacccaacctattagatatattaggtaccaaacaacgtatatttaaattcgaccgcgcgttgaatacaaccgtaacaacgcgcggtcgaatttttttctagttgtaTTTATTAAATGCTGATGATGATATTGTCCTCATTATGACATACCTTAATTTTGGCGCAATCTTCATGTACTTCCTTAATTCCTTCTACATAACTGTGTTCAGTATGCTCCTCTGACCTTGAAGCATCATCAGTTTGTATGGCATTTTGTGGATCCAGTGATTCAGCCTCGGCTTTCATtgctttgattttttttttgtttgtattaATGACTTCGAAAAAGGCCTTCTTTTAAGCTAGATATCGAGGTGTAGAACATTTAGATTGCGTTTGATAAAAGTGGATGATATAGCGATGAAtgattcataatctgaatgattcaaaggttataaatgaaattgattttgaatGACAAAAatatgtttgataatcattttgattaaATACTATGAATGATGTAAAATTGACTTATTAAACCTTTTGCATGAATAAAAAATAATTTAGTTGTTTAAcaattgtttttaaaataatttaAAGAGAATATTGCATAAATTTAGGTGCATAAAGGTTTAAAGAGTATTTCTGCTCTGAATGATAACAATGAATTATAAGTCATTTAGCACCATACGTCATTAAAAAACAAACGCACTAATGATTCAGCTCTCCACCCCTGTGGTTGGAGGGGTTACCTCGATACGGCTAGGCAATGGCCTTTTGGTATCAAGACATAATCTAAGCAACAGTTGTTTGTTGTAGGAAGATGTCATAACTTGCAGTATAAGTTAGAATTAAGTACTAATACGACCTTTTGTATTTATTGGACTTTTTTGCTCTGTTGGTCCCTTTATTGTACCCAAAATCGCTAACAGCGTCCCTTGGTTTCTAATTTGGCCTTTCGAATCCTTTGTTTTTCTTAATTTGTCAATTCGCATCCCTTCGTCTAAATTCAGTTAAATAAGTCCGTTAAGTCATGCCATGTGTCTTGTATGTGAGTGTAAATTCGTCTTTGTACTCTTTTTTATCACTAAAAATGAGGGACCACCAAcgcatttatatattattaaatgataaatttataaaatataaaaatctaTATTTACATCATCAAATTCACATCATCAAATTCACATCAACATCTGATtttttcattttcattatcatcGATCATATATCATCATACATCTCATATCATCCTTATTATCATACATCATAAAAACATTGAGATCTtcatctcatcatcaacattataCGAAACTCATTTTTTCATCTAAATCTCATCTTCTCACCAAAACAACAAAAACCAGATCTCTACTTCTCACTTCTTCCTACTCTTCATGATTTTCATCCTTATCACAAGATTATAATAACccgtctttttctgtttactttccgtttaaatattttaaagtccgttatttaattataacatctcccgtttactctagcgtatttaaaataattcgtaaggttaattcacgcacccgcttttaaactcgagggactagtgttgccaaggggccaaactagtgactaagtcaactagtcaaaccccacctcCCCATCATTCATTCACTTCACCTCCCACCatctttttctctctagttgcaagaacacccatttcacccaaatcagtaaatcatcatctaaattcaaactAGGAagttaacatcaaaacaaattacatatttgtgatctacTACTCAAGACCTTTAATTTGATAAAAATTTCATtacttggggtaagcttttcaaaaactctagatttcttgttcttggtgttcttgactaataaaagtgttagttagtgtctatggctcaagtctaacatgaatatgtgaattgtttgcttgttcttgtcattttagtgtaactagcatgaacttgaaaaatgaCTAGTTTAATCTtgcgttttggttgattaaatattgttatatgttaaagttcatgtattaaatgtgttactagcatcattagcttcaatttgatgtgtaggttttaaatgagttactagcatcattagcttcaatttaatgtgtaggttgacttagaaagactccattaacatgattgttgaatttatgatttttggttagagtttagtagccttaaatgtgaatttttgatgcattaaatgctttgtaatgttgttggtaagtgtttagctgCAATGTATGTGTAATTACCTCCAAAATGGCGTATTATATGTATGTGTTAAGTTCATGAATCAtcatttgcatttatgagcttgaaacattaaatgatGAACATTCaaagatcattcgacgaggatttagttattgtaaatgatgattttggttgatgatatgtgtttagttgtattcctcgttaaaatacctttccaacgatgtatggtatgcatttttagtgttttcggttcataaaatgtgTTTgggtgaagtttggttcgagacttgacaAAAATCAGCATTCAGCACCTGGAAACGAAAGCTTCGCGATCGCGAAGCCTGGAAGGCCTGCAACCTCGCGATCGCGAGAAACCCTCTGTCCCAATTTTTTTTGGTGTTTTTCAATTTTcattcccgcttactcgcaactccgattaacatgaaacttggccaacatacttatatatgactacgtttttatgtaCAATAGTTGGATacccgacccgatcccgttgactttgaccaagtttgacttttagtcaaacttaaccaaatacttatgcaatcgttctaacttgcttttatacttatatcttgcatgaaacttgacaacttgactcacatgctacataatcgagtcgtaacgagccataggactaattgaacaactttgaccgacttcgtatattaccaatattgatacaacctacttgttttggtcaagactagcatttattcttgcacacgtttactttgtgaagtacctttttactcgtgcactcgaggtgagatcatagtcccacttttattctTTTACACTTATActtaggatgagaaaacataaacgtttcgttttacaaagtgaacacaagtacaaaaacaaacattctacatgcgagttagaacaaaaagtctcaattcaattatcattagttacacttgtagggtgtaagcgagaacttatgttgtgtggatccatacgggtttgacaaaccctcattcggacggttagctaccattagcgaatgaaatatatttttgagtatagtgtagttctaacactatgatgccggggttcgtatacagttaagtcttgataattgggtgctcgtgatacaacaaCTTTtgaaatggtttactattatttcaacgttataaatctcgtGGTTCAATAtacatacttactaaacctatgatttcaccaacgttttcgttgatagattttctATGTTTCTCCcgggtccttgaatgctaagtggtaCATGCTTCCggacactattttgatacttgcttggatgtcgagtatacatgcatacatggagcgtcttttgacttaaacgttgtaagttgtcgaactacttttgtaaaccttgaaacatccttacatgtgaaatgaatgcgacatacttttggtcaaacctTGTTTTAAAgatttatgaccacgtaacgggacctaagttgacggcgtcgTCAATAACGCTTTTGGCAGGTCGTCACAGATATATTTGTATTCTACTACTCAAGACCTTTAATTTGGTACGAATTTCATtacttggggtaagcttttcaaaaactctagatttcttgttcttggtgttcttgactaataaaagtgttagttagtgtctatgtctcaagtctaacatgaatatgtgaattgtttgcttgttcttgtcattttggtgtaactagcatgaacttgaaaaatgactagtttaatcttgagttttggttgattaaatgttgttatatgttaaagttcatgtattaaatatgttactagcatcattagcttcaatttgatgtgtaggttgacttagaaagactccattaacatgattgttgaatTTATGATTTTTGATTAGGGTTTAGTAGCCTTAAATGTGAATTTTTGATGTATTAAATGCTTtgtaatgttgttggtaagtgtttagttgcaatgtatgtgtaattaccttcgaaacggcgtattatataagaaccgatattgtgacgacccgacaaaatcgccattgacggcaccgtcaacttaggtcccgttatgtggtcatagtccctaaatgagacgcgtttgaccaaaattatgtcgcattcatttgaaacgtgtatgacttgcaaagttttaagttaccaaacggttcgacaacaagtttaagtttacaaaagttataaagtaaaaaatgaaataacttacgacataatataagttgaaattcacgaatgctatcaatagcgtatgcatgtatgcttgaccccaagcaagtaatcaaagtgtgcggaagcatgtatcaagtagccaagtgtaacaacccgagtttttccgttaaaacttccgttaaatacttgacgatcgttagttaaatcatacaattttcatacgccaattttttttcagaatagttaacagtggctacgtgaaactttttcgtatttaaagtaattaaatgcgtacttgatccttagtggattacttgaattaatatgttatattaattagaaacgatacgattaaagttaatcgcctagaaaacttttcagttaacggaactcagaaaaacgatagaataattattgttaataattattgaacttatgaaagaaatttaatttattatttacttaatgaattaaacacgaggCTTTTGTTTAAACGACTAGTTAACgtgccggagattcggtacggttaatggcactcgaaacgaaccacgcgcgaacgagcttttacacaaaacgagcccgagacccgagcccgaggccacatggacatgacctcatacctcattatccttggccccatgagtagccaatgcatgttgactattagtttaggcccatgtttgttgactaattagtttaggcccatgtttgttgacttttgatttttagGCACTAAGTAACTAGTTAGATAATTCTCTATACAATTTTAATCATTCATTCCATCCTATCTATGAGAAAATGCAGTTCATTCCTCCCtcttctcttcttcttcacatcaaacacacatacacacacacaaatcaaccatcaaacttgcttgtttgctcttactcgttttatcaatcttgctccgatcgtcgttctctacgcgctagtataaacaattttgtgatcaaaggtataattagctgaaccctaatctttaaaattagatttttattaaggtttcataaattaggttgtctattgcccAAGTCTTGATGTTTATTGATTGTTTAATGCGTTAGATCACTCGTTTTGTTTATTTGTTGCGAAAACCGAATTGTATATTGCATGATCAGTGAATTTTGATTTTTCTAATGCATGATATTATATGATAATTAGGTTCCTTATGAAAagctattaattttaggctttggattcgcttgatttcgtttccggatgatcaagttatgatcaattgaaattaacgttgtgtttttgtgattgatcggaaattctgggtttgatagaccacgaattggattgtgaaataattccattggatagataatttaaaaacactcaggttacactagtatatcatgttgtttgcttatgtataacttgagatatgcttgatttagtgaaaaagtagatttatacagcacttgcatgaaaacgaccttgtatgataaaatgtattagattttgtgattaaagctttgcatatatgaaatctacacaaaaattacttcatatttcatgtagatatcacaggtaattgtatctagatcttcggctaatcacatgcgaatgtgactagcgaaactagaattgaatctgtaaattgctccctgttttatactctgtggattgtgtttattgaatgagcatgtaagattctggaatatgaattttaacatgatatgtgacttattgttagtttatgtcaatctctgaaaccttatgcattgggcacaatagggccatactttatgtaaattctgatttgagctgaaaaactgaatgttcaatttgcatgaataaactgtacaaattggctaaaccaaaattgctcaatttttgatatgtgttagtttaacttgtttgtgaactatggccactggtcttgtatcaattgcatgttcctaactccggttatagctaaaaccaaatcagtgcgcggtcagaaactgacttggtgaaccccaaatgtaccccttctgattcctaacttttaattatcgtatgagaccctggccagactttttggaattgattttgagtatacttatgatctggagttttccatgtttacttgaattttgtactatgagatatgctaagtttgctacatgtacatgaactttgtgcacaacgataaactgaaattgtgaaattgaccaattatgatctaaaacgtgttgtttgacttaggtttgatatgttgaccaacatttgacatgaacctactgatgttgactttagttgactactttgaccaagtttgactttcggtttgacttcggttgactttgtttgacttgcatgaattagttgactgtatgttgacttttactttgaaacgcgtcgattcgagcaataagacaacttatactatgaaaccacacttgtttaagacatatttattgaccaacctaaatacatatacttaggttgcattactcggctataaaccgtacaagtaaattgttcacttttcaatccgagctttattcaaaggtgagtctacagtcccgctttttacatgttttcagggatgagaatacacgttgttgttacttacatttttacaaatgctttttgtattgacacgagtactatatctgcatattgagtttgtacacaaagcctctagcttgaatactttaaataccatcggtgtaggcacaaattAGATGGACAgatccattaggttgacaacctcacccgctataaaaaccgtggtgcatttattttgaacataatacattcgtacaagtgtataacattttcatgaggtaaaggcgggtatagtggattctatactcgggtcattgctagtattcaggtgctcatagattatgcaaacgtttcgcaacttggagttgtacttgtaaaatctcgtggtcaaggaaactaaactatatttctgataactgtttttcagatactatacaacgttatttaaaattgtggtttacgaacaaatgagataaaacttgacatggtattgtctacaaatatttgaaacttgacatggtattgtctacaaatgattgaaacttgacatggtagtgtcaacaaacttttgaaatgggacacggagttgtctaacttttaacattgaaccttggtggtcttccactaataaccgttttcgaaatgtatttcttaaacatactgtattgtttacttaaaacctgtagattcactcaacattattgttgatccgttttgcgtgttttattctcaggtattaattgcttccgctgtagaatattgctgttacgtagaattcaagccaagcactgggaccagagttaacattccgttaaagggatttttgacggggtgttacaccaagtatgaacctgagaaacatatagaaaactgtcaacgaaaaacgttggtgaaatcataggtgtatttgtaaacgttgtttttgaaccacaagatttagtatgaagttgattatctaaatcgtttgtattccgaagatgttg comes from Rutidosis leptorrhynchoides isolate AG116_Rl617_1_P2 chromosome 4, CSIRO_AGI_Rlap_v1, whole genome shotgun sequence and encodes:
- the LOC139842402 gene encoding formin-like protein 4, whose protein sequence is MAARIFQFILLVLFSFFILVHPSASQSTPQNIQVYFPIITPPLSQPLPPASPSEESASSGSSSKTVVKAVVATATSSLVLSGVLFLFVFMFKRRSKKETSTRTNLYAVDSNNINNNAINNNNKSSNQVLRKHDEFVRVGGIKGVIVEEQGLDVFYWRQLENNVSLVDEKNESCRGKNLNKGNRKSKFDPPVPEIPFLTGNSSSSHVCPLEDNIKNQYETLSDSFRLVNTPPKPLRNQEIIKSQPSLKSPPPPPPPPPPPPPPPPPPPPVKVERKIDVRPPPPQVLVVRKVEEPLPPPPPVVVQRKVDAPPAPPPPPLPPPSLVSIIRKDRARPPPLPPTTNGLTMPPPPPKPPGPPSAKDNISLSYDNMVKLKPLHWDKVNASADHSMVWHKLHNGSFRVDDDRIEYFFGSKTIDKKIATHGSSKLLSPNGQMRSVPSQVFLLDTRRSQNIAIVIKSLAISRAKIIDRLQKGKGLDTDTLEKLTRISPTEEEVQLINQFEGNITKLADAESFLHHVLKAVPSAFTRVNVMLFKSNFRSDVSSVKKSLQTLEMACTELKTRGLFVKLLEAVLKAGNRMNVGTSRGNAQAFNLNSLLKLSDVKSVDGKTTLLHFVVEEVVRSEGKRCNIKRSNVGLTNGTFTESYYIKLGLPVVGGVSSKFSNVKKAAKIDYDSFSKSCSLLSCQVEEIAITMEEFDRDGVGGFVSDMLTFLEEAKREIQVLKEDEGRIMGLVKKTNEYYQAGSSKDIGGKQFQLFVIITSFLDMVDKACVDIATKMQKTRTGAGQADAGMKTSKSMGRPSVKFPVLPESFKSSTSSSSDSNSDSSSSSDSD